CCCTGAACAGTTTGAAGGATACTTTCTTCTTCATTGTAGGCAGGGATAATCATTAATACTTTCATTTTTTCTCTCTAAAACTAGAATTCTATATAATTTTTCAGATTCTACTATTCATTTGAAGAAACTGTAATATAAATATTTTAGCATAGCTATCCTATTATTCATTAAAGTCGAAGTTTATGTCTGATTTTTATCGCGATATTGCTGATCAATCTTGCATAACGCTCCAATCTTGTTGGATGCATATTTAAAGTCAGTAACTCTTTTATGTGACTTAAATTTGTATTTTGGTGTCCAGTATATTCTAAGTGATTGATGCCGTTCAGTATTTCTTTATAGGCAACCTCCGGTGTATATAGAGTACGTAAACGTTCCACATCAAGCCGAGCCCTATCTGAAAAATCCCTAAAGGATTCAAGCACTTGCTCTAACTTAGTCACCAACTCTTCTATATCGCCCAATTTATAAATTTGACCTGCTGAGAATATTTCAAATGCCGTCAAATGTCCTAAATTATCTGATAGAATTACTGGAAGCCCTCTTAAGATTGCTTCAACATAGACTAAGCCAAAAGTTTCCATAGATGAGGGGAAAACACAGATATCTCTATCAGTTACTTCTTCCCAAGGATTATCTAAGTTACCTAAAAATCTAACATTTTTCTGTAATTTATTTTCATGGATATATTCATCACAAATAGCTTTGTATTTACTATCCCATCCTCCAATAAAAACCAATTCAATATCTAATCTATTTAGTGTCTTATATGCTTTTATAAGTTCTAATTGATTTTTTCCTTCTGTTAATCGACCAACAGAAACAATTCTAACTTGGTTGCCTTTTTTTAAATCTTTTGTTTCTTGCTCAGTATAAGAAATAAACGGATGGACTCTCTTATTAAATAGTGGTGTTAAAAAATTATTTAACTCTCCAGTCACACTAAATAATTCTGAAGAATACTCTTCTATGAAGTCAATTTTATCAGCATAATAAGCAAACTCATTTTTAGGGAATTCATGAATTAGCCAAAAATGGGGAACCTTTTGACATGAGGCAGCAATTGCTCCCTGAAAAACATTAACAGTATTTGAAATAACCAAGTCTATCTCATTTTGCTCAATAATTTCAGCTATGTCTTGAACATTCTGGCGATAGTAGCTTGTAGCCTCTTCTCTATTAAGGATTTCTCCACCTGGTGCATCCGGCCACCACCACTTGACAGTTGGTAAATAGTAATTCTTAACCCCTATCATTTTATAAAGTTGCTCATGCTTATCTTGTGGTTCCCCTCCTATTGCATGAGTAACATTTATAACTGTGTGTCCCAGTTGAATAAGGTACTTCATTAGATAATAAACAGACTTCTCCGCACCATTATCCATACTAGTAGTAGGAGAAATAAACAAAATACGTTTCATTAGACTAACTCTTCTTTCAAAAAATCATTAATTCTATTTGCTGTAGTGCAATGATTCATTACAAATTCAAAAGCATTTTCTGCTATTTGTTCTCTCAAGTCTTGTTCAAGAATCAATCTCTCCAATTTACTTTCCCATTCGTTATCATCTGCTAGAACTCCAGTCACTCCATCTTGAATCATTTCTTCAAATGCTCCGAGATTACTTGCAACGGTCACAACTTTAACTGCTGCCGCTTCTATCCATTTAATTTCCGACTTTGCTTCATTAAAAGTTGTGGTTACAAGCGGCGCCAAGTTAATATCAACTTGTGAAATTAAATTTGGAAGCTTTCTCCAATCAACATACTCATGACTCACAATCTGTTTTTTGAATTTTTGGAATGGTTTAGGAATGTCTAAATATCCTACTATATGTAATTCCACTTGCGGGTACTTTTGAAGCAGATGTAGCAATGCTTGACTAATTAAATCAAAATTTTCGTTGTGTGTAATTGACCCTGAGAAATATCCTATTTTGACTTTATTGTCGTTCGAATTTTTCTTAACTTGTAAACTACGCTCAACTAATTCTTTAGACATGACGTTGCGATTCAAGATAACCTTGTTTTTATATTGTTCAAGCTCGTCTTTCAATTTCGAAGTTGATGTGATAGCATAGTCGCAGAGAGAAAGCATTTTTTTGTAAGCTAAGACACTTGTATCATAGCCTTTTTTCTCTCTCTTGCTCAAACCTTGGGTAAATTCAAGTTCATCTGTAAATTTTGTATCAAAAACCAAATCATCAATATCAAAATAAACAGGTCTGTTCTTTATGTGTGCCGCCCTACAAATTTCTTTCAGCATATCATTGAATGGAGCTCTATAAATAATAATATGACTAGCAAACTGTGCATCCTGAAGTTGTACAAGAGAATTATTTATCACTCGAACTGTATAACCAAGTTCTCGCAATTGCTCAGCCTTATTTAACACACGATAACGTGTACATTGTGGAATAATATTTTCGACACCATCAATAATCAAAATATAAGATTGATTTTCTCTAGTTTTAAAATCTTCTAATATAGAAGACACCACTTCAATCGGATAATCTGTTTCCTTAGCAATATACTCCATCAAATCCGGAATCTCAGATTCTCTTTCTAAACCATGCCAAAAATATTGTTCTCTGTCATAATTTCTAAAGGCCGAATACTTAACTAATGGACAACCTTGCTTTAATAATTTAAGCGGATGAATATACAATGCACTATCTTTCGTGTCTTTAATCAATGCATCATACTTAAAGCCTCGATCATAAAAATATTTTGCAAACACAGTTTCATGTTTTCCAATTGCCTTATTACGAGAATCCGTATCAGAGAGCTTTTCCCAATAATCATAAAATCCTTCATACCTAAGCAAGCTATTTTCAACAACAACAAAATATGATTGTAAGTGCTTAGGAATTTTACCATAAGGGTTATAACCAGTAAAGTCTAGCTGCTCCTCACCCATCGAAATTCCCCAAAAGTCTAGCTGATCGGAATTAAACTCAGAGAAAACCTCTTCCAAATCTCTAAAAGGACCAATATTCGTATCATTAACCAAGATGAGCTGATTATATTGTTGTAACGTCTCTTTTCCAGTATGTATTATCCCATGTCGGAAAGCCGCAACATCATACCCCTCATTTTCTCTTTCCACAACCTTACCATATTGTGCTAAACGATTTATATCAGCCTGTGGAAGTTTACCATTTACAACAATTAAAACATCTCGAGAAATTTTAGCCAATGCCTCTAAAAAAATTACTTTATAGTCCTGTAAAGACGATTGATGTTCATAAATTGTGTAAATCAAGTAACGATTTTTGATATCTGAATAATTATTTCTACGTTGTTTATCACGTTGTAAAGCTAGTAGAGTTCGCTTTATATATTTTGGAATTCTCCAGAAAAACTTTGCAATATTTTTGGTAAGCTCTAATATATAAAACAATAGCTTGTATTTACCTGATAAGATAAATAATCGCGTTGTGAAATTTCTAATCCACCTTTTCACAGTGTTACCAATCACTTTCTATTATTATCTACTTTTATAAATTTTCAAAAGTTTGTTTTGAATAAATGTTGATACATATATCCCCAGAACTCTGGTCATTAAACCTGAGATTCTAAACGAAACAAGTTCTACCCTATGTGAATATTTTAGCAAATATCTAAATTTTTTCACAAACATTTTTATATCAGAATTATTCAGATATGGAAAAACAAATGGCATGATGGAAATATAAGAATTTGATAAATAAATCAAAAGTGCTTCTTGTTTCTCATTCGATAGTTGTTTAAAATTCTTTAAATTTTCTTCAATTCCTCTAAAGGCATGATAGACTTTTTTTTGTGTAATTTTGTTAGTAAAACTTCCATCTCTATTTTGTCTATACATATAATTAGAATTTTCAATGACACAACAACAAGTTATTATTTTTAATAGGTCTGCACACCAAATACCATCTTCGTACATTAACCCGTCTGGAAACATCAAAGAATCTGCAAATAGTTCTCTGCGGACACACTTGTTCCAAACAGGAGCAATCAATGCGCCTGTTTCTACAAGTAGAACAGAATCAGTAATAATTTCATGTCTAGGTAATTTTTGAGGGAAATCACGAACTCTTATATCAGCATTACCATACCAGTATGAAAATGGATAAATTACTGCATCTACCACTTCCTCGTGAGAATGTAGTTCATCATTGATTTCATCTAAAAAATGCACATCAGTCCAAAAATCATCACCATCTAGGAATAAAATATAATCACCACTAGCATTTTTTATTCCTGTATTTCTCGCAATTGATTGCCCACCATTAGACTGATGAAATACCTTCACCCTATCATCTTTAGCTGCTAATTTATCGCATATATTGGAGGTTTTACCATCTGTAGAACCGTCATCTACCAACAATATTTCAAATTCTTCATAAGTCTGATTCAGTACACTATACACACATTCTTCCAGATAATCAGCAACATTGTACGCTGGGATAATAACGGAAAACTTCACACCTAGACTCCTTTTTGTAATCTAATTTTCCTATATTTCATGAATACAGGAATTAAGACTGTAATAATTTTATAGCGCAACATAGGAAAAGGCTTCATAACCATGTTAAAAAGATTAAAGCAGAAAAAGTAAAGCTGCCAACCACTCTCAAATTGAGTACCTTTCCATGGCGTCTGATTTAATGCAGAAACATAGTCCTCTCTAAATCGATGTTTATTCCCGATTCTCCATGGACGTTCTTCGCCTAAAAAATGAACAATACGTGGTTGCTTACGAATTTTTACAAATTCTTCTTTTGAAATAAACGTTGAAGGCCTACTTAATTTTTCCAATGTACGATATGGATAAACATCAAAAATATTAAAATAATTATAAGTGATTGAGAGTGTTTTTATCTCTTCTTTCAACGCTCCATTCAGTGCATCTTGATCATTAGCAAAAAGCTCTCCATTTTTTTCTTTATAATACCCAAAAATAATTGTTCCTATACTTTTTGAACGCCACCGTTTCAAATCGATTAGAAGAACTCCCGCATTATGATATGTATACGTACCCAAATTTAAGCCTTCTCTTCTCTCAGACGAAGCTGTCGGTTCTGGGCACATTCCAAGGACTTTCCCCTCCAAATCTACTTCCCATAGCTCCCGAATATTTTCTAAAACTAAAGTATCTCCATCTAAATAGATGATTCTATCAACTTCTTCGGGCAGTAATTTATCTACAAGTAATCTTGCAAGTACAACCGAAGCCCAACCATTTGTGTCAACTTCAAAATCAAAATATGATTCCAAGTTTTCCAATTCAACGATTGTCAATTTATTTCCTCCGTCGGTAACAAATTGATGAAGTTTTTCTTTATTCTGTTGACTAATACCATCTGAGAAAAGATAAAAATGGCATGTATCGTCTTCGTTTAATGTTCGCATGATTGAGCCCATACAAGCTGCTACTTGCGGAACAAAAGCATCATTCAATGTAAATAATATATTCACGTTTCCCTCTTCCACTATCTTCTTACAACCAATAATAATCCACTATCAAAAATAGATACATGATAAAGTTAATGACTACTGTGCCAGTGATCAACCGTATCAAATATTTCTGTTTTACCGATACACTTACCTGCTCTTTTAATATTAAACATGCCGGAAATAGATAGACTAAAAACGGAGTAAAGTATCTTCCTTGTGCCCCCTGAGAAATTATTGCATTTGGTCCAATAGCTGTCGGTGTCCATGCAAAATACATGCCCGCTACAATGATAGCTACCTGAACAGGGAGTACAAATAACGAAGCAAGACCTTCTGTTTTACTTATCTTTAAATTTCCATCATTAAACAATAATAACGTAAAAATGAAAATATCTATGAAAATTAACCAAAGAGGTAATTGAGTGACAAACCAGCCAAAATAACCAAAAATACCAACCGTTAAAATACCATTAAGATGATCATTTCTATTGTTGATAAATAAACTGTTTATCATCACTTTAACAAAGTGCACGACACCACCTCTATTATGTAGGAATAGATAGCTAACAAGTAAAACTAGTCCTAATCCCAAAATAAGAATTGGTAATCTTCTCTTTTGAATCCATTTTAAAATCGAATTAAACTTAGATAAGACACCTTCAAATTCAAAATCAACAAAAAACAATAGTGCCAAAAGTAAAATATTATTTGCTTTTGTTAAATATAATAGCAAGGATAATAATATTAAATTAATAAATTTCCTGGTGGTCAGCACCTTGTCTACCAATAAGTTAACATAAAAAACAAAAAATGCAACAACAGCCAGATAGTTCACCACATCATAAGACAGTGAACCAGCCTGCTGAATCATCATAGGTAAAAGCGAGACAAAAAACAGCGTCATCTTCCCATACTTTATTTTTTTTATCAAATAGTAGATACCTATAATATAGACTATTGTATTAAAAAGGCGCCCTATAGTGACCATCATACCATATGACGGATAAATCAATTTACCTACAACTAGACCAATTAGCTGAGGTGTACTCATTAACGATTTCAGTGAAAAATCGATAGATAATTTATCCTTTGAAAAATCACGAATTTTGGTAAAAAGGTTTGAATATTCTGTAGAATCAACTGCATGAATCTCCGGTTCTGAATACGTAAAATCTGCTGTCCGTAATTCATTCATTGCCTCTGTATCTCTACTTGTCGGAGAATCAAATAATATATTCCACGACATAAAAGCATGTGTTGCTTCATCAGGAACCTTTGTCACAGGCATAACAAATATTGAAATTAACAAAAAGGGGATTGCTAACCTTAAAAATAATTTTTCTATCTTCATTCTTGTACTTCCCAATTCAAATGTTTTTGCAATTTTAGATATATTACTAAAGAAATTAAAAACCAAGTCCACATCGAACTAACAAAAGCAATAGCTGCCCCCAATATTCCATAATATTCTACCAGTGGATTAGAAATCAATATGGATAATAAACAAGAAACTGCAAATGAAATTACGAGATACTTTTGCTTCCTCAAAACAGTAAGCATGTTATCACAAATGGTTGCAAAGGTACTCGCAATTCCCCCAAGCATTGTTATAATAAAGCTTAGCCAGTATTTATTAAGATTCGTTCCATAGAGAATATTTAATACCGGAATCCCCAATACCATTCCCCCAACCAAAACTAACACAGCCAACCCGACAACCATTTTAACGATACGCTTCTGATATTGTTTAAATTGATTATAGTCCCCAGCTCTTCTATATATTGCCAACTGAGTTATCATGGGTCTAAACAAAATCAATAAAATATTCATTGAAAAAACAGGCATAAATAAAATGTTAAAATCTCTTTGAACACCTGTTCCTATAACACCTCTCTCAAAAAAAGTATTGAGAGCATATTTAGGTTGATTATAGATAGTAACAAGTAAAAATGCATTAATAAATAACGGCAAGCATTCTAATAATATATTTTTAATGGCTTTCAAATTAATTTCTTCTTTGATAATCCTCGTAAATTGAAACAAATTCGGAACATCAAAAAAGAAAACAAATAAATATGAGCCAATTACTAGATAGATTAATGAGAGTAGCAGGTTATTGGTTATAAACAAACCAAGTCCAAATGTCAAAATCACAATAGAGTTTCTCAAAAAAAGTGATTTACCTGCAATATCTAGCCTAGCATTTTGTTGGAACAATCCTTGAAAAACATCCGATAGAGCATCACTTCCACGATACAAACATATTAGGAAAATACAAGCAGATTTTTGAAATTCATATTTAGACAGAAAAATATAGCTTAAGGCAAGTAATAGCATAATAGTGATTGTTATAAGCCTTGTTGCAAGATACTGGCTAAACGAAAACTTTTTCGAAACATCAGTCGCTTGATAATCTCTTACCTGAAAACTAGCAATGATTACAAAAAGATTTGCTACTGCATAAGCAAAACTAAAAATATCAGCCTCTAATTCCGTCAACAAACGTGTTACTAGTAACAATAAAAATATTGATATTGCTGCTGAAGAAATACTTCCTAATAAATTCCAAATAAATATTGTTTTTGGTGATACTATTTTGCTCTTCACACTATCTTCCCCTTGTTTGTCATCCGTTATCCCTAATTTTTTAATAGAGATTTCTTTATCATCTTAAACACACTCACAATCCCAACAGATATTATCTTTAGTGTCCTTCTCAGTCCAATTTGTAAAAATTCCTTCTCTTCAATAATCAAACGCAATTCCCTTTCGCTGGAAAAACTAATCTTTTCCAATATTGGACTCACATTTTCAGTATTCTCGACCACTGCATAATCATTTGATAAATCCCACGCGCTATAAATAAATAATATTGGAACCAGCAATAATCTATCTTCTTTTGAAAAATCAATGTTTCTAAATTTCTCCTCAATCTTTTTATAGTGTTCTGTTTTTATCCAATACCAACTTACTTCTTCTCCGATTATATAAGGCACTTTATAAAAATTAACTTTCTTAGTTCTCGCAAGTGATTCATAGAGTATATTCAATTGACGAATAAGTTCTGGATTGGCCTCACGAAGGCTTTTTCTATCATATCTTTGATTAGTTGTTAAGTCTGGAATAACTACAGCCAAATTAGATTGTGATTCAAAATTAGAAATCACTGCATCAAATGATGTAAAAAACATTTTCCTCAACTGATACCTGTCAATAATATCCTCTACAGAATATTTTATTTCGTTTGTTTGTTTGACAGTTATATGAGCAAGATATTTGGCATCTCCCATATAGTTATTTACTATTTCAAAAAAATGCAATTCATCTGTGAGTTTTACAATCTGTGCTCTCAATTGGTAGGTGAATAAATATCTCTCAACTATACTAAAATTATTTGAAAAATCAGTTTCTGGCAATGTTATTAGTAACTGGCACCTATCGGCTATTTTGCATAACTCTTCAATATACTCTTCAAAAATAGACACTGATTCTATGTGAATACGAAGAAGCACCGATGTCGAATAACGAGCGGTTTCTGTTGTTTGCGAAACCCGTATTTGAGGAATAAAACTCGTACCCGGAATAATTATCTGCCTCAAATGCCTCTCGATTAATTCAACTGGATATTTCGTTTTCATCCTAATAAGATGTAATAAAGAATATATTCTGTCTGGATATTCGGTAAAACTCTTTATTTTTATGAATGGAACATTATTTTTAAGTATAACTTCTGGATATTCTAGTGTAATGTTGCTATTTTCAAGGCTTTTACAACAAATGGACGTATCTAATACACACTTATAGCTATAGCCCTCTGATAAAAGTATTTTTGTCAATTGGCTCTCATATAATTTTATAACATCTTGAATATCTGTTAACTCACTTACCGATGACCAAAAACCAACAAATGCTTGACTCTGCAAGATTCGTTTTTTAAATACCATAAAATATGACTGTAAATGTTCCGGGACAACTACACTATCTATTTTTGTCTCTAAGTGATTGGTCATCCCCCAAAAATCTACATCAACATCACTGTCAAATTGACTATAATAATCCTCTAGGTTCCAGAGGGGGCCGAAACATGTATCATTCATCAGAGTTACCGAATCATATTGATAAAATGTTACCTGATTCAGCCCTTCTTTCCATGCCGCAAAATCATAACCAATATTATCTCTTTGGATAAAAAAATCAATCAGTCGTTCCGACTGTAAATATTGTACTATGTCCTTTGAAACATGGCTGTTAGAAACAAAAACTATGTCTGAATAAATACTTCGTATCGACTTTAATTGATAATAAATATATTCACTGACAACATTATATTTATTATAGTGAACATATACCAACAAACGCGACATTCTGCCTCCGTTATATTTTATTATTCTAGTAGTTCCCATTGGCTATTTCTCTGAATAAACCCGGTTGCTGCGTCTTCCTCTGCAATATTATCAGTACTAAACTTCCTACTAATAAAAATAGCTGGTGTGTCAGAAGTCTTGGCAAATAATAACGGCTGCTTATTACTATTTCGTACTGACACCGCCATTTTTAATTTTGCCTGATTAATTGAAGGTAGCTTACATTTCACTCGGAAAAACTTCTCGCCTTTGCCAAACGTTTTTAAATCCATAGAATTGTCGTTATATACATCAAAATGACGTTCTAAATCTAAAAATGTAAATGCAACATGTGTTTCAATATCTTCTAAAACCGTATATCTAAACTCGATTTCAATTGATTCATCTGGTTCAATTTGATTTTTTGAGACCAAGTTAATCTGCAAATCTTTTACAATATCACTCTGATGCAGAGGTTCTTCGTTTTCTGTAACTTCGCTTATTGAGGCAAGCACATTATCAAAACTGTATTGATTAGCTACATCATCAGGTTCTCCTAATGCCTTGACGTATCCTTTCTCTATAAGAAGAGCTTTATTACAATACTTTTTCACAGCTCCCATATCATGGGTGACAAGAATGGTCGTTTTTCCACTTTTTTTACGCTCTAGAAAATAATCATTACATTTACGCTGAAAGGCCTCGTCACCGACTGCTAGAACCTCATCAAGTATCAGAATATCTCCTTGAGCTTTAATGGCAACTGAAAAGGCTAAACGTACCTGCATACCACTAGAATAATTTTTTAGCTTTTGATTCATGAATTCACTTAATTCCGCAAATTCAACAATATCATCATACATTGCATCAATTTCTTCTGCAGTAAATCCTAACATCGCACCGTTTAGGTATACATTTTCCTTACCAGTTAGTTCCGGATTAAAACCAACACCAAGTTCAATAAAAGAAACTAATTTACCATCCACAGCTACAGTCCCTCTTTCAGGAACATATATTTGAGATAAAATTTTTAACAGTGTCGACTTACCAGAACCATTGCGACCAACAATTCCAAAAAAGTCCCCTTTTTCAACTTCAAAACTGATATCCTGCAAAACATTATACTCTACGTAGCCTTTAATCCCTTTAAATAAATTGACTAAAGTAGTTCTTAGACTCTGACTACTCTCCGTTGGAAGCTTAAAACTCTTGCTAACATGTTCTACTTTTACAGCAATATTATTATTATTTTTTACCATTACAAAATCTCCGCAAACTTTTTGGCATTTTTTCTAAACACAGTTATACCCAATAGGTAAACAACGACTGGAAGAATATACGGAATTGCCACAATAACAGGATTTTCAATCAATTCACTAACTGTAGTATTCCCAGAATAAACAATAAAATGTCTCAAGTCTTGAATAATTTGTGCAACAGGGTTCAACATCATCAATTTAGCAAATGTTACTTGCCCACGCTGTAAAATAAATGTCAATGAATAAATAATTGGTGTCGCATACAATCCAGCCTGTAAGAACACTTCCCAAATTGGACCAATATCTCTAAATCTTACAAATAAAGAAGATAGGATGAAAGCTATACCTGTTGCTAGTAATGCCAATTCAAAAAACAGTGGGATTATAACTAAAACGGACCAAGTAAAGGGAACCCCGTTAATAGCAGCAAATACAAACACAACCATTAAGTTAATGGCGTAATTAATTGCAGCTCCTGCAACTGAAGAAAAGACAATAATTTCTTTCGAAAAATTCAATTTACGCAACAAATCTCCACGAGAAACAATGGACATCATTCCCATGTTGGTTGCTTCAGTAAAAAAGTTCCAAGTAACCATACCAAGCAGTAAGCTTACTGCATAATGAGGTGTCCCATCATCAAAACGTAAAAATTGTACAAATACTAAGTACATAATTGTAAATAGCATTAGCGGTTTCAAAATCGACCATAGGTGTCCAATCAAAGAACCTTGATAACGCAGTTTAAAATCAGTTTTTACCATTTCTTTCAAAAGAATCTGGTTTTCTCTATTCAATAAGTTCATAACTATTCCTTATAAGCAAATTTTGTAATAATGAGTGTTATAAATACCAATGTATGGAAAGCCTTATTTTTCCTCAATCCATATTTTCTTAAAATCCTGAATCGTTCAAGCATTGGTTTATCCATAATGGTTACAAATGCTTCAATTAATTCTCTATTTGACTGAGATAGAGGCATTTGTAGTAAGTGGCGGGCTTGTTTTTGACTATTTTTTATCAAATCCCAATAGACAGCAAATAAAATATGAGGGCGAATCCATTTTTTAAAGCGTTTTGAGAGAGTTCGAGCTCCTAAAACATTATCAGAATGCTGGCGGTACAGCTCCCCTGGTTGATCAATAAATACCAAATTTCCAAAGGCTGACGCAAGCAGGGCCAGATACCAATCATGCATCAAAATATCCTCAGTTACTTGCCACATTTCAGCAAGATGATGATTAATCATGGCGACACCGCCAGTCACAGTATTCTCAGTCAACTCTTGCACCAATTCCGTATTGGCATGATGAGATTGAGATTTTACCATGCTTTCTGCCATAACCTCTAGATTTTGATTGACAACTTTGAGGTCCATATAAACCATCAATGGCAAATTTGTTGGATAGGCTTGTGCTTTTTTCAGGCTAACTTCCAGTTTATTTGGTAGCCAAACATCATCTTGGTCACTGAAAAAATAGAAATCAGCAGTATCATAATGAACTAGCCTATGAAAACTTTTGATGACACCGAGATTTTCATCTGTCTCAACATCTATGAAATGAATTCGCTGATCTTGTTCAACAAAATCTTTAATAAGCTCTCTTGTTCGATCACTGGAACCATCATCACGAATAAATAGTGTCCAGTCTGTGTAAGTCTGTTCTTGGATAGAGCGAATTTGCTCAGCTAAGAACTGTTGACCATTGTAGGTCGACATGAGTATGTTTACTTTCATTGTAAAAATAATTCCTCGTACTCTTGGACGATTTTTTCCCAGGTGTATTCATCCTTCATGTGTTTTTTCGCAATTTCTCCTAATTCCACCGCTTCAGCATTCTCATCAATTTGGTTAATTAATTGACTCAGGCTACCTGACTCCTTACTCCAATACCGAGCACTTTCTAGGGCAACTTTGCGGTTAAAATCGACACCTAAAACCAAATTTTCATTGGTTTGCGCCAGCGCTTCTAGGAGACTA
This region of Streptococcus suis genomic DNA includes:
- a CDS encoding glycosyltransferase family 2 protein — translated: MKFSVIIPAYNVADYLEECVYSVLNQTYEEFEILLVDDGSTDGKTSNICDKLAAKDDRVKVFHQSNGGQSIARNTGIKNASGDYILFLDGDDFWTDVHFLDEINDELHSHEEVVDAVIYPFSYWYGNADIRVRDFPQKLPRHEIITDSVLLVETGALIAPVWNKCVRRELFADSLMFPDGLMYEDGIWCADLLKIITCCCVIENSNYMYRQNRDGSFTNKITQKKVYHAFRGIEENLKNFKQLSNEKQEALLIYLSNSYISIMPFVFPYLNNSDIKMFVKKFRYLLKYSHRVELVSFRISGLMTRVLGIYVSTFIQNKLLKIYKSR
- a CDS encoding glycosyltransferase family 4 protein, with amino-acid sequence MKRILFISPTTSMDNGAEKSVYYLMKYLIQLGHTVINVTHAIGGEPQDKHEQLYKMIGVKNYYLPTVKWWWPDAPGGEILNREEATSYYRQNVQDIAEIIEQNEIDLVISNTVNVFQGAIAASCQKVPHFWLIHEFPKNEFAYYADKIDFIEEYSSELFSVTGELNNFLTPLFNKRVHPFISYTEQETKDLKKGNQVRIVSVGRLTEGKNQLELIKAYKTLNRLDIELVFIGGWDSKYKAICDEYIHENKLQKNVRFLGNLDNPWEEVTDRDICVFPSSMETFGLVYVEAILRGLPVILSDNLGHLTAFEIFSAGQIYKLGDIEELVTKLEQVLESFRDFSDRARLDVERLRTLYTPEVAYKEILNGINHLEYTGHQNTNLSHIKELLTLNMHPTRLERYARLISNIAIKIRHKLRL
- a CDS encoding rhamnan synthesis F family protein, which encodes MIGNTVKRWIRNFTTRLFILSGKYKLLFYILELTKNIAKFFWRIPKYIKRTLLALQRDKQRRNNYSDIKNRYLIYTIYEHQSSLQDYKVIFLEALAKISRDVLIVVNGKLPQADINRLAQYGKVVERENEGYDVAAFRHGIIHTGKETLQQYNQLILVNDTNIGPFRDLEEVFSEFNSDQLDFWGISMGEEQLDFTGYNPYGKIPKHLQSYFVVVENSLLRYEGFYDYWEKLSDTDSRNKAIGKHETVFAKYFYDRGFKYDALIKDTKDSALYIHPLKLLKQGCPLVKYSAFRNYDREQYFWHGLERESEIPDLMEYIAKETDYPIEVVSSILEDFKTRENQSYILIIDGVENIIPQCTRYRVLNKAEQLRELGYTVRVINNSLVQLQDAQFASHIIIYRAPFNDMLKEICRAAHIKNRPVYFDIDDLVFDTKFTDELEFTQGLSKREKKGYDTSVLAYKKMLSLCDYAITSTSKLKDELEQYKNKVILNRNVMSKELVERSLQVKKNSNDNKVKIGYFSGSITHNENFDLISQALLHLLQKYPQVELHIVGYLDIPKPFQKFKKQIVSHEYVDWRKLPNLISQVDINLAPLVTTTFNEAKSEIKWIEAAAVKVVTVASNLGAFEEMIQDGVTGVLADDNEWESKLERLILEQDLREQIAENAFEFVMNHCTTANRINDFLKEELV
- a CDS encoding glycosyltransferase family 8 protein; the encoded protein is MNILFTLNDAFVPQVAACMGSIMRTLNEDDTCHFYLFSDGISQQNKEKLHQFVTDGGNKLTIVELENLESYFDFEVDTNGWASVVLARLLVDKLLPEEVDRIIYLDGDTLVLENIRELWEVDLEGKVLGMCPEPTASSERREGLNLGTYTYHNAGVLLIDLKRWRSKSIGTIIFGYYKEKNGELFANDQDALNGALKEEIKTLSITYNYFNIFDVYPYRTLEKLSRPSTFISKEEFVKIRKQPRIVHFLGEERPWRIGNKHRFREDYVSALNQTPWKGTQFESGWQLYFFCFNLFNMVMKPFPMLRYKIITVLIPVFMKYRKIRLQKGV
- a CDS encoding polysaccharide biosynthesis C-terminal domain-containing protein, with the translated sequence MKSKIVSPKTIFIWNLLGSISSAAISIFLLLLVTRLLTELEADIFSFAYAVANLFVIIASFQVRDYQATDVSKKFSFSQYLATRLITITIMLLLALSYIFLSKYEFQKSACIFLICLYRGSDALSDVFQGLFQQNARLDIAGKSLFLRNSIVILTFGLGLFITNNLLLSLIYLVIGSYLFVFFFDVPNLFQFTRIIKEEINLKAIKNILLECLPLFINAFLLVTIYNQPKYALNTFFERGVIGTGVQRDFNILFMPVFSMNILLILFRPMITQLAIYRRAGDYNQFKQYQKRIVKMVVGLAVLVLVGGMVLGIPVLNILYGTNLNKYWLSFIITMLGGIASTFATICDNMLTVLRKQKYLVISFAVSCLLSILISNPLVEYYGILGAAIAFVSSMWTWFLISLVIYLKLQKHLNWEVQE
- a CDS encoding DUF2142 domain-containing protein; this encodes MKIEKLFLRLAIPFLLISIFVMPVTKVPDEATHAFMSWNILFDSPTSRDTEAMNELRTADFTYSEPEIHAVDSTEYSNLFTKIRDFSKDKLSIDFSLKSLMSTPQLIGLVVGKLIYPSYGMMVTIGRLFNTIVYIIGIYYLIKKIKYGKMTLFFVSLLPMMIQQAGSLSYDVVNYLAVVAFFVFYVNLLVDKVLTTRKFINLILLSLLLYLTKANNILLLALLFFVDFEFEGVLSKFNSILKWIQKRRLPILILGLGLVLLVSYLFLHNRGGVVHFVKVMINSLFINNRNDHLNGILTVGIFGYFGWFVTQLPLWLIFIDIFIFTLLLFNDGNLKISKTEGLASLFVLPVQVAIIVAGMYFAWTPTAIGPNAIISQGAQGRYFTPFLVYLFPACLILKEQVSVSVKQKYLIRLITGTVVINFIMYLFLIVDYYWL